The Cellulophaga sp. L1A9 genome window below encodes:
- a CDS encoding penicillin acylase family protein has product MKKLKNLILVTITLLLIVVIGIVIFILSLKPNYNGEQELKNLKTAVNVYYDSYGIPHIYGQSEEDAFRTLGYVHAQDRLWQMELLRRIAPGRLSEVFGKDMITTDKFLISLGIDEASEETVANLDTNDESIRLTMAYLEGVNAFIANGPTPAEFYLTGIDKTPFVLKDVYNTIGYMAFSFAMAHKTDPLLTTIKEKLGPQYLKDLEIDVNPSLALISNYPGDQQILKNTVSEIALQALEKLPVPMFEGSNSWVLSPEKTKNGHVIFANDPHIGFSQPSVWYEAHVSTPTYEKYGYHLAGVPFPLLGHDKNLAYGLTMFENDDVDFYYEEEHPTDKSKYKYKGEWKSFESITKTIKVKDAEAIQFTYKKTIHGPVLNGIADQIVGDKPIAMSWVYTKVENKTLKAYNGIVHAKGLNDFKKSLADIHAPGLNIMYGDAKGNVAWFATAKLYQMPDSVNTKFVLEGSTGAQEPIKYLAFKENPHAINPPWKYVYSANNQPDSILGKIYPGYYLPENRAKRITQLIDAKNDWSKQDVAKMITDVTSSENPTIVNNLIEELDTENLSKNQVDLITQLKSWKGEATLESVETTMYHRWIYFFIKNTFADELNEAQFTTFLGTHFFKRTIAPMAEKKESIWWDDISTPEKETKKTIVNTSFQQAYAALEKSFGEDTQEWTWNKVHSIEHPHPIGQVEALRSYFNVGPFEVNGTREVINNLSFSYTEDGLYKVSSGPSTRRVIDFSDIENSISILPTGQSGNMLSNHYQDQAKMYVKGEFRKMMMNKEEIKSSAESVLIFKPLED; this is encoded by the coding sequence TTGAAAAAACTCAAGAATTTAATTCTAGTTACAATTACGCTTCTGTTAATTGTCGTAATCGGAATCGTTATTTTTATTTTATCCCTGAAGCCAAATTATAATGGGGAGCAAGAGTTGAAAAATTTAAAAACAGCCGTGAATGTGTATTATGATTCGTATGGCATTCCACATATTTACGGACAATCAGAAGAGGATGCCTTTAGAACCTTAGGTTATGTGCATGCACAAGACCGTTTATGGCAAATGGAACTCTTACGTAGAATTGCTCCTGGCCGATTGTCTGAAGTGTTTGGGAAAGATATGATCACAACAGATAAGTTTCTTATTTCTTTAGGAATAGATGAAGCTTCAGAAGAAACAGTAGCTAATTTAGATACGAACGATGAAAGTATACGTTTGACCATGGCATACTTAGAAGGGGTTAATGCCTTTATTGCAAACGGACCCACTCCTGCAGAATTTTATTTAACTGGGATTGATAAAACTCCTTTTGTTTTAAAGGACGTTTACAATACAATTGGTTATATGGCTTTTAGTTTTGCCATGGCTCATAAGACCGATCCATTACTAACTACTATTAAAGAGAAACTGGGACCTCAATATTTAAAAGATTTAGAAATAGATGTAAATCCATCATTAGCCCTTATTTCTAATTATCCGGGGGACCAACAAATTTTAAAAAACACGGTTTCTGAAATAGCGTTACAAGCCCTAGAAAAATTACCGGTACCTATGTTTGAAGGGAGTAATAGTTGGGTGCTTTCTCCTGAAAAAACAAAAAACGGACACGTTATTTTTGCCAATGATCCTCATATTGGGTTTTCGCAACCTTCCGTTTGGTATGAAGCACATGTAAGCACCCCTACTTATGAGAAATATGGGTATCATTTAGCAGGTGTCCCCTTTCCGTTATTGGGTCACGACAAAAATTTGGCCTATGGTTTAACTATGTTTGAGAATGATGATGTTGATTTTTATTACGAAGAAGAACACCCAACAGATAAAAGTAAGTACAAATACAAAGGGGAGTGGAAGAGTTTTGAAAGCATCACCAAAACAATAAAAGTTAAAGATGCAGAGGCTATTCAGTTCACCTATAAAAAAACAATTCATGGTCCTGTATTAAACGGAATAGCAGATCAAATTGTAGGGGATAAACCTATTGCAATGTCTTGGGTTTATACGAAAGTTGAAAACAAAACCTTAAAAGCCTATAATGGAATTGTGCATGCAAAGGGTTTGAATGATTTTAAAAAATCATTAGCAGATATTCATGCGCCAGGATTAAACATTATGTATGGAGATGCTAAAGGAAATGTAGCTTGGTTTGCTACCGCCAAATTGTATCAAATGCCAGACAGTGTAAACACAAAGTTTGTTTTAGAAGGGAGTACAGGAGCACAAGAACCTATAAAATATTTAGCTTTTAAGGAGAATCCGCATGCTATTAATCCTCCTTGGAAATATGTGTATTCTGCAAATAACCAGCCAGATTCTATCTTAGGAAAAATTTACCCAGGATATTATTTGCCAGAAAATAGAGCAAAGCGGATAACGCAACTTATTGATGCTAAAAATGATTGGAGCAAACAAGATGTTGCTAAAATGATTACCGATGTTACATCAAGCGAAAATCCTACAATTGTGAATAACCTTATAGAGGAATTGGATACTGAAAATCTCTCTAAAAACCAGGTGGATTTAATAACACAGTTGAAAAGTTGGAAAGGAGAAGCTACGCTTGAGAGTGTAGAAACTACAATGTACCACCGTTGGATCTATTTCTTTATAAAAAATACTTTTGCTGATGAGTTAAATGAAGCGCAGTTTACCACATTTTTGGGAACGCATTTCTTTAAAAGAACCATTGCCCCAATGGCAGAAAAAAAAGAATCTATTTGGTGGGATGATATTTCTACTCCCGAAAAAGAAACTAAAAAAACAATAGTCAATACCTCTTTTCAACAGGCTTATGCCGCTTTAGAAAAATCATTTGGAGAAGATACACAGGAATGGACATGGAATAAAGTGCATTCTATAGAGCATCCACACCCAATTGGACAGGTAGAAGCCTTGCGTAGTTATTTTAATGTAGGTCCTTTTGAAGTAAACGGTACTCGAGAAGTGATTAATAATTTATCTTTTTCGTATACTGAAGACGGCCTTTATAAAGTTTCATCGGGACCATCAACACGTAGAGTTATAGATTTTTCAGATATAGAAAACAGCATAAGTATTCTGCCTACTGGACAATCGGGTAATATGCTAAGCAATCATTATCAAGATCAAGCGAAAATGTATGTAAAAGGAGAATTTCGTAAGATGATGATGAATAAAGAAGAGATTAAATCTTCTGCAGAATCTGTTCTAATCTTCAAGCCTTTAGAGGATTAA
- a CDS encoding YifB family Mg chelatase-like AAA ATPase — MLTKVYGSAVFGVEATTITVEVNVDKGIGYHLVGLPDNAIKESNYRIAAALQNNGYKIPGKKLTINMAPADLRKEGSAYDLTLALGILTASGQIKSDNIEKYIIMGEISLDGSLQPIKGALPIAIKAKEEGYKGFILPKDNAREAAIVSDLEVYGVDNIKEVIEYFDIGKPLEQTIIDTRKEFYKSLDFPEFDFSDVKGQESIKRCMEIAAAGGHNIILIGPPGAGKTMLAKRLPSILPPMTLHEALETTKIHSVVGKTKNMGLMNQRPFRSPHHTISDVALVGGGAYPQPGEISLSHNGVLFLDELPEFKRGVLEVMRQPLEDREVTISRARFTVTYPSSFMLVASMNPSPGGYFNDPDAPVTSSPAEMQRYLSKISGPLLDRIDIHIEVTPVPFDKLSEERKGEGSVEIRKRVTAARELQTLRFQEMENVHYNAQMNTKHIRKYCKMDDASKQLLKNAMERLNLSARAYDRILKVARTIADLDAAEAVTGTHIAEAIQYRSLDREGWLG, encoded by the coding sequence ATGCTTACAAAGGTTTATGGTAGTGCAGTTTTTGGTGTAGAAGCTACAACTATTACAGTAGAAGTCAACGTGGATAAAGGAATTGGCTATCATCTAGTAGGGCTACCCGATAATGCTATAAAAGAGAGTAATTATAGAATTGCAGCGGCATTGCAGAACAATGGATACAAAATTCCTGGAAAAAAGCTCACCATTAATATGGCGCCTGCAGATTTACGTAAGGAAGGTTCTGCTTATGACTTAACCTTAGCATTAGGGATTTTAACCGCATCTGGACAAATAAAATCAGATAATATAGAGAAATATATCATCATGGGAGAAATCTCACTAGATGGTAGTTTACAACCTATAAAGGGTGCTTTACCTATAGCGATAAAAGCGAAGGAAGAAGGATATAAAGGATTTATTCTACCGAAAGATAATGCACGGGAGGCTGCCATTGTAAGTGATTTAGAAGTTTATGGCGTAGATAATATAAAAGAGGTAATTGAATATTTTGATATTGGAAAACCATTAGAACAAACGATTATTGATACGCGTAAAGAGTTTTATAAATCTTTAGATTTTCCTGAATTTGATTTCTCCGATGTAAAAGGGCAAGAAAGTATTAAACGTTGCATGGAAATTGCCGCTGCAGGCGGACATAATATTATTCTAATAGGTCCACCAGGAGCGGGAAAAACAATGTTAGCAAAACGATTACCGTCTATTTTACCTCCCATGACACTTCATGAAGCATTAGAAACTACTAAAATACATAGTGTCGTTGGAAAAACGAAGAATATGGGATTAATGAATCAACGTCCATTTAGGAGTCCTCATCATACTATTTCAGACGTCGCACTTGTGGGCGGAGGAGCATACCCACAACCGGGAGAAATATCCTTATCGCACAATGGGGTTTTATTTTTAGACGAATTGCCAGAATTTAAACGAGGCGTTTTAGAAGTAATGCGTCAACCTTTAGAAGATCGAGAAGTGACCATTTCTAGAGCCCGTTTTACAGTAACCTACCCGAGTAGTTTTATGTTGGTGGCTAGTATGAACCCTAGTCCTGGAGGGTACTTTAATGATCCAGATGCTCCAGTAACCTCTTCACCTGCAGAGATGCAACGGTATTTGAGTAAAATATCAGGTCCTTTATTAGACCGTATAGATATACATATTGAAGTGACACCAGTTCCTTTTGATAAATTATCGGAAGAGCGAAAAGGAGAGGGGAGTGTAGAAATAAGAAAGCGAGTAACTGCGGCTCGAGAATTGCAAACCCTGCGCTTTCAAGAAATGGAAAACGTACACTACAATGCGCAAATGAATACCAAACATATACGGAAGTATTGCAAAATGGATGATGCTTCTAAACAGTTGCTAAAAAATGCCATGGAACGCTTAAATCTATCTGCTAGAGCCTATGACAGGATTCTGAAAGTAGCAAGAACCATCGCGGATTTAGATGCAGCGGAAGCTGTAACAGGCACTCATATTGCAGAAGCCATTCAGTACAGAAGTTTAGATCGTGAAGGTTGGCTTGGCTAA
- a CDS encoding DUF1801 domain-containing protein, producing MEQLILLKNPKVALVFEGYPDHIKSKLNALRELILEAANELENVQELEETLKWGEPSYIAKKGSTIRMDWKRKTPEQYAIYFKCTSQLVPTFKKVFPNQFNYEGNRALVFKLEEEIPAQALKTCIKAALQYHQVKHLPDLGI from the coding sequence ATGGAGCAGCTCATCTTACTTAAGAATCCAAAAGTAGCATTAGTTTTTGAGGGGTATCCAGATCATATTAAATCCAAGCTAAATGCGCTAAGAGAGCTTATTTTAGAAGCAGCAAATGAACTTGAGAACGTGCAAGAGTTAGAAGAAACCCTGAAATGGGGAGAACCAAGTTATATTGCTAAGAAAGGGAGTACCATCCGTATGGACTGGAAAAGAAAAACTCCTGAACAATATGCCATATACTTTAAGTGTACGAGCCAATTAGTACCTACATTTAAAAAAGTTTTTCCAAATCAATTTAACTATGAAGGGAATAGAGCGCTGGTTTTTAAACTAGAAGAAGAAATCCCGGCACAAGCTTTAAAAACTTGTATTAAAGCAGCGTTGCAATATCATCAAGTAAAACACCTGCCAGATTTAGGAATTTAA
- a CDS encoding DUF6503 family protein, with product MGKYFMVLVFLIGIKTSQAQNISASELLDNAIAYHDPNGLWGVFQGKLFITMSYPDGRERLSEVEIDLPKQHFEITSTTEGTIIKQTIDKEECTLKLNGSTTISEEDMKTHRLSCERANFMKNYYLYLYGLPMKLKDPGTHLDSKVQTKTFKGKEYLMLKVTYDKSVGKDVWYFYFDPTSYAMEVYQFFHDESKNDGEYILLSGLENVGTIKMPKVRAWYYNKDDKHLGTDTLTKTLALD from the coding sequence ATGGGCAAATATTTCATGGTATTAGTATTCTTAATAGGAATAAAAACTTCACAAGCACAAAATATTTCGGCATCTGAATTGTTGGATAATGCTATAGCTTATCACGATCCAAATGGTCTTTGGGGCGTATTTCAAGGAAAATTATTTATTACCATGAGTTATCCCGATGGAAGGGAAAGGCTCAGTGAGGTTGAAATTGACTTACCAAAACAACACTTTGAGATCACTTCCACAACAGAGGGTACTATCATTAAACAAACCATAGATAAAGAAGAGTGCACACTAAAGTTAAACGGGAGTACGACCATATCAGAGGAGGATATGAAGACACATCGGTTGAGCTGTGAGCGTGCAAATTTTATGAAGAACTATTATCTCTATTTATATGGTCTTCCAATGAAATTAAAAGATCCTGGTACTCATTTGGATTCTAAAGTACAGACAAAAACATTTAAAGGTAAAGAATACTTGATGCTAAAAGTTACGTATGATAAAAGTGTAGGAAAAGATGTTTGGTATTTCTATTTTGATCCTACGAGCTATGCTATGGAGGTGTATCAATTTTTTCATGATGAGTCTAAAAATGATGGGGAATACATCCTTTTAAGCGGATTAGAAAATGTGGGTACTATTAAAATGCCAAAAGTCCGAGCGTGGTATTATAATAAAGATGATAAACATTTAGGTACAGACACACTTACTAAGACTTTAGCACTAGATTAG